Within the Salinimonas marina genome, the region GTTAAAAAAATAAAACCCGCCATTGTAGGGGTAGGGCGGGTTGCGCCACTGGCCACCGTCAGTCACCAGCTAACCGGCACCGGTTTTGTGATTGGTGACGGGCAGTATGTGGTCACTAACGACCATGTCGCGAATGCCAAAGTGCCTAAGGATTTGAAATATCGCCGGGCGATTTTTTATGGACAGGGGCGCCGTGGCAAAATTATAGAAGTCCTCGAGGTTTACGAAGATCCTGAGCATGACTTGGCCATTCTGAAGATTGCTGAAAAATTACCGGCGGTGACATTGGCCGCGACCACGCAAATAGATGATGGCAAAACGGTGGCGACAACCGGGTATCCCATGGGCGGGATACTGGGATTATATGCAGCTACCCATCAGGGTATTATTGCGGCGTTTACCCCCAGCATCACTGCAGCAAAAAATAGTCAGCAAATTTCTGAACGATTCTTGCAAGGATTGCGTAATCGCTTCATGGTATATCAGCTGGATATTGTTGCTTACCCGGGTAACAGTGGTAGTCCGGTGTATCTGGCAGAAACCGGCGAAGTTTTTGCCGTTATCAACAAAGTCTTTGTTAAGCAAACCAAGGAGTCGGCTATTAGCAACCCAAGTGGCATTACTTATGCTATACCGGTTGAACACGTTTATGCGTTAGCCAAAAAACATAATATTCCTTTAGGGTAAATCCTATACTCTTTAGCTTGATAATATCGTTTCCTTGCATAATAAAGTATGCAAACATCATTAAAAAATGAGCGTAGTATTTGTATGTCAGTAGAATTTAAAAAGATTGGAGTCATAGGCTTAGGCTATGTGGGCTTACCCCTTGCTGTGGCTTTTGGAAAATACCGACCCACGGTGGGTTTTGATATTAACACCCGCCGGGTAGAAGAGCTTCAAAATGGCTCTGATCACACCCTGGAAGTTTCCTCGCAGGAATTGCAGCTGGCCAGCCAACTGTCTTTCACTGCCGACAAACATGCATTGTCCGACTGTGACGTTATTATTGTAACCGTGCCCACCCCATTGATCGCAATAAACAGCCGGATATGACGCCGCTGCATAAAGCCAGCGAGATGATTGGCGAGGTCATAAGCGCTAACAGTGTGGTGATATATGAGTCTACGGTATACCCAGGCGCTACTGAAGAATATTGTATTCCGCTTATCGAGAAGATGTCAGGCCTGACCTACAACCAGGATTTTTATGCCGGCTATAGCCCTGAGCGCATTAACCCCGGGGACAAAACCCACCGGTTGGAGTCGATTGTTAAAGTAACCTCAGGCAGCACCCCTGAGATTGCCGATAAAGTGGACGCGCTGTATCAGGAAATTATCAAGGCGGGTACACATAAAGCCTCGTCCATCAAAGTGGCCGAAGCGGCCAAGGTTATTGAAAATACCCAACGGGATTTGAACATTGCACTGATCAATGAATTAGCCATGATTTTTGAAAAAGCCGGCATTGATACTGAAGAAGTATTAGAAGCGGCGGGCAGCAAGTGGAACTTCCTGCCATTTCGACCCGGGCTGGTGGGCGGACACTGTATTGGTGTCGACCCGTATTATCTTACCCATAAAGCCGAAGAGTTAGGCCACCACCCAGACGTTATTCTGGCTGGGCGCCGCATCAACGATAAAATGGGTGAGTATGTGGTCTCCCGCTTAGTAAAAACCATGCTTAAAAAGCAAATTATGGTGAATGGTGGCAATATTTTGCTGTTAGGGATCACATTTAAGGAAAATTGTCCGGACATACGCAATACTAAAGTGGTGGATATTGCCTCGGAGCTTAATGAGTACAATGTGAATCTGGACATTTACGACCCATGGGCAAGCCCAGAGGAAGTACGCAGCGAGTATGGTCTGGAACTGGTTGATGCTCCTGTTCAAGGTAAATACGATGCGGTGATCGCCGCCGTGGGTCACCAGCAGTTCAAATCGCTGTCGAAAGAAGATTTACGCGCCCTGTGCAAAGACAACAGCGTGATCTTCGATCTGAAATACATGTTTGATAAATCAAGCGTAGATATACGCTTATAAGGAATTTGTAAAATGAAAGTGCTTGTTACCGGAGCGGCAGGTTTTATCGGCTCGCATGTCTCAATGTATTTGCTTGAGCGTGGCGATGAAGTGGTAGGCCTGGACAACCTGAATGACTATTACGACCCGACACTGAAAGAAGCGCGTCTGGAGCGTATTAAAGCGTTGCCCAGCGCCGACAAATTCCGCTTTGTTAAAATGGCCGTGGAAGATCGGGATGGTATGGAAACCCTGTTTGCCGAAGAAAAGTTCGACAAGGTGGTTCACCTCGCGGCGCAGGCAGGGGTTCGTTATTCTATCGAAAACCCCCATGCTTATATTGACTCCAACATCGTTGGCTTTATGAACATTCTGGAAGGATGTCGTCATAATAAGGTTAAACACCTGGTGTATGCATCATCAAGTTCGGTGTATGGCGCTAACGAAAGCATGCCGTTTGCGGTGGAAGACAATGTCGATCATCCGATGTCCCTGTATGCCGCCAGCAAGAAAGCGAATGAGCTTATGGCTCACACTTACAGCAATCTGTATAACCTGCCTACTACCGGTTTACGCTTTTTTACTGTGTATGGTCCGTGGGACGGCCTGATATGGCGTTGTTCCTGTTCACCAAAGCGATATTGGAAGACGAGCCTATCAAGGTGTTCAACCATGGCAACCATCGTCGGGATTTCACCTATATCGACGACATTGTGGAAGGTATTATCCGCACCCTGGATACCACTGCGGCAATTGACCCCAACTGGACCGGTGAAAACCCGAACCCAGGCTCTAGCAAGGTGCCGTGGAAAGTGTACAACATTGGCGCGCAAACGCCGGTGCATCTGATGACCTACATCGAAACATTGGAAAACGCGCTGGGCAAAAAGGCCGAAAAAGAATTACTGCCATTGCAGCCTGGCGATGTGCCGGATACCTACGCAGATGTAGAAGCGCTGGTCAACGATACCGGCTATCGTCCGACCACCACTATTGAAACCGGTATCAGTAACTTTGTGGCCTGGTATAAAGATTATTACAAGGTGTAAAGCTAAATAGGCATTACTGATATTTAAAAGCGCACTTCGGTGCGTTTTTTTATGCGCCCTTGTTTTGTGAGAATGCCAACCTTGGGGTGGCTACTTCCGGGTCCAGCTCACAGTAAATTGCAGTGAATTAAAAAGCTTTAAAAGAAGCGGGTCCCATCACCGAACGTGATACCAGG harbors:
- a CDS encoding S1 family peptidase; amino-acid sequence: MFFKVLSVLAVSLLLMRPPVFAADLPEQVKKIKPAIVGVGRVAPLATVSHQLTGTGFVIGDGQYVVTNDHVANAKVPKDLKYRRAIFYGQGRRGKIIEVLEVYEDPEHDLAILKIAEKLPAVTLAATTQIDDGKTVATTGYPMGGILGLYAATHQGIIAAFTPSITAAKNSQQISERFLQGLRNRFMVYQLDIVAYPGNSGSPVYLAETGEVFAVINKVFVKQTKESAISNPSGITYAIPVEHVYALAKKHNIPLG